Below is a genomic region from Bacteroidota bacterium.
CATCCAGTTTTATATTTAGCAAGGAAACATTCCCGCTGCGCTGTAAAGATTTTGTATTGATTTCTTTTGAAAATATTTCCTGTCCATAATTCGAATTAGGCTCGTAACCATAATACTCATACCAACGCTCATTCTCATAATAATCATCCCAACCTTTGCCTTCTCTCAAATAATGCAAAATATTATTTTCAAATATTTTATAAACTGTGAGTTTAACTTTCGGAACACTGATAATTCGGACAGCAATGTTTTTATTTCCTTTGGGCGAAAGATAAATGTTGCCCTGATCTGCAAATTCAATGTGAGGTTCGGGGGATCCAAAATTTATTGTTTCTGAATAGTCCTTGCCCATTTCTTTATCAAAAACACCTTCTATAGCAGCAGAGATGGTTACAATATAGGATTCGCCTTCCAGAAAATCTCCTTTTATCGTAAATCCATTTGGCAACATTTCAACTTCATACGAAATCGATGGCTTAATCTTAATAAATTGCTTTAAATCGGTGCTTATTATCGGCTGACTAAACAATACATTCAGCGAGCCTTTACCATCTTCGAAAAAGGAATTCATGCTTAAAACCTGCAATTTATCTTTAGGCGGTATACTTACCGTTTGCGTTATTGATTTGTCTGTAGTGTAATCATGGTCTTTCAGTTTCAAACCTTTTTTAATTGTCAGGTTCACCGAATTAGCCGAGTTTTTTTCAAAGGAAGATGCCTTAACTGCAATATCCACTTTTACAGAAGCTTCTTTTGTTAAAATTAAAAAATCAACAACTTCGCCTTTGATTTCTAATTCCAATAATTCCTGAAGCTGAGCTGGCTCAATATCATAATTAAAATTCAAACCTATCCTCAACAATATATCTCTTTTTCCATCATCGCTTAAAGCCCAATATGAATCTGATGAGCTCAATCCCAAATAAGGTGTATGAAATTTAATCGCCTCTTTGGATATTTTCTTTGCCTCTTTACTAACCTTTTTAATGGCTTTATTAATGACAACTTCATAATCTGTACTTGCTTTGAAAGGATTGTTTGGGGCGAACATCAAACTATTTGGAGACTCCCACATAAAGCGACCAACTACTTCAGGTTTAAAAGTAAGGTAGGCAGTTGAATCCCAAATATTTATTATGGAGTCTTCCACAATATCCTGATTGAATTCAAAATATAGGTTTTGATTCAAACTTATTTCATCAACAAAATTTGTATTCTTAATACTAATTTTACCCTTACCTCCGCAAGATGATAAAAACAGACCGAATGATAATAACAATAATGGTAGATAGCTTTTCATGAGATGTGATTTTTTGATTTAGAATGAGTACATATTAACGCAAAAGTTACTATTAATAATTGAATTAGAAATCGCTTACAAAAACTCAACGAAAAAAGCCGTTTCGTATTTTAATTGTGAATAAATCTTTATAATTTCCGTTTGTCAAACACAAAATATCGACATTTGTATTAATCCATAAATTAACATATCGAACATGGAAATCATTAAAACAGAAATAGAAGGCTTGCTCATTATTAAGCCAAAGGTATTTGAAGACGAAAGAGGCTATTTTTATGAATCCTATAATGAACAAGCCTATCAGGAAAATGGCATTGCAATGAACTTTGTTCAGGATAATCAGTCAAAATCGAAAAGAGGAGTTTTGAGGGGTTTACATTTTCAAAATCCGCCTTTTGCTCAAGGAAAACTAATTCGTGTATTAAGTGGATGTGTTTTTGATGTGGCAGTAGATATTCGAAAAGATTCCGAAACATATGGTCAATGGCATTCTGTTATTTTATCTGAAGACAACAAACTTCAATATTGGATACCACCAGGCTTTGCTCATGGTTTTTTAACCTTAGAAAACGACACTATTCTTTCCTATAAATGTACTGAATTATACAATAAAGAAGCGGAAGGATCCATCCGTTGGAATGACCCTGATCTCAAAATTAGCTGGAGTTATTACGACCCTATCCTTTCTGATAAAGATAAGGATGCGACACTATTTAAAGATTTTGTAAGTTTGTTTTAATTCTTAAATCCATTTAGTCGAAATGCAACTTAAAATCGAACAAACAGCAATTGAAGATGTAAAAATTGTTGTGCCTGAAGTATTCGAAGACGAAAGAGGTTTCTTTACAGAAATCTATCGTGCCGATCAATTTAAAGAATTGGGATTGCCTCATCAATTTGTCCAATTGAACCACTCCCGATCAGCTAAAAATGTGCTACGCGGCATCCATTTTCAATGGGAGCCACCTATGGGAAAACTCATGCGTGTAACTTTTGGAGAAGCTTTTTTAGTTGCTGTTGACATTCGTAAAGGATCGCCTACTTTAGGAAAATGGGTTGGCGTTACAGTCAATGCAAAAGATAAGAAACAAGTTTTTGCTCCAGCAGGATTTGCTCGTGGTTTTTGCGTGCTATCCGATTTTGCAGAAATTCAATACCTGACAACAGGTGTTTATAATAATAAAGCCGAATCCGGTATTTTGTGGAACGATCCTGCTATAGGAATCGAATGGCCTGTAAAAGAGCCCCAGTTATCCGGAAAAGATGAAATTGCTCAAACACTCGACCAATGGCTTAACACTTCTAATTCTGACTATTTTAAATATTAAAAAATGAAAATTCTTGTTGCCGGAGGAGCTGGCTTTATAGGCTCAGTGATGGTTCCCAAATTAGCGGAACGTGGATACGATGTTACAGTACTTGACCTGCTATGGTTTGGTAATCACCTGCCAAAAAGCATTAATGTTCTCAAGAAAAATATTTTTGATCTAACCGATAAAGATTTAGTTGGATTTGATCAGGTCATATTCCTTGCGGGATTATCCAACGATCCAATGGCTGAGTTTTCACCCAAAGATAATTTCATACAAAATGCATCGGCACCTGCTTACCTCGGCTATATTGCAAAAGTTGCCGGTGTTAAGCGATTCATTTATGCAGGTTCATGTTCCGTTTATGGTTATACTGTAAATGAATTGTATGATGAAAGCTCTCCTGCTATTTCTAATTACCCTTATGGTATTTCTAAACTTCAAGGTGAACATTCTGTATTGCAAATGCAAGATGAAAATTTCAGTGTAGTCGCCTTCCGTCAGGGAACTGTTTCAGGATTCAGCCCAAGAATGCGTCTCGACCTGATCGTGAATACCATGTTTAAATCGGCTCTGGAAAAAAATGAAATTACAGTCAATAATCCTTCTATTTGGAGACCAATTTTAAGTATCAAAGATGCAACCAGTGCTTACATTCGTGCTGTTGAAGCAAATTATGATATTTCAGGTGTCTTTAACATTGCTTCTGGAAACTACACAGTAGGTGAAGTAGCCGATCTGGTGAAAGAGGTTGTGGAAGAAAAAATGGATAAAACCATTCACTTGAATATTAAAAACATCCAGGATTTCAGAAATTACAAAGTCAGTTTTGAAAAAGCAATGAATATTCTCAGCTATAAACCAAATCACGATGTGAAAAGCATTGTTGCAGATTTGATTAGTAATCTGGATTATTTTAAGGACTTTGCGAACCCTAATTTTTACAATATCAATGTATTTAGAAGTTTAAAAGAAAATCAGGGTAGTATTTAAAAAGAAAAGATGAAAGTTGCAGTTATAGGAGCAAATGGCCAGTTAGGATCTGATATTATAAAAGAATTTAAGCTGGCAGGAGATGATGTGTCAGGAATCAATCATTGTGATGTTGAAATTTACGATATTGATTCTGTGAACAGTATTTTCAAGCTTATTAAGCCTGATTTAGTTGTTAATACAGCGGCTTATCATAATGTAGAAAAGTGTGAGCAAAACGCACTGAGAGCCTATCAGGTTAACTCCATGGGTGCTCGAAATTTAGCCATGGCCTGTAACGACCAGGATATATATTTGGTGCACATTAGTACCGATTATGTTTTTAATGGAAATCAGAATGTACCCTATCTTGAAACTGATTTGGCAAAACCATTAAATGTTTATGGAAATACAAAGCTTTCTGGTGAACATTATATTGAATCAATAGCTGAAAAATATATGATTCTACGAACTTCCGGCCTTTATGGCAAAAGCCCATGCCGAGCTAAAGGTGGTTTGAATTTCGTTCAGCTTATGCTAAAGCTGGCAAAAGAACGAGATGAAATTCGTGTAGTCGATGATGAGATACTTACTCCTACAAATACGGCTGAATTAGCCAGACAAATTGTTAAGATCAAGCATCCTGATGTTTATGGTCTTGCTCATGCTACAGCAGAATGCATGTGTTCCTGGTATCAGTTTGCACGAGAAATATTTGAAATAACCGGCACAAAAATTAACCTTCAAGTTGCCAGTCAGGATGAATTTCCTTCCAAAGTAAATCGACCTGATTATTCAGTACTGGAAAATAGCCTTTTAAAGCAATACAATCTGAATGTATTCAATCATTGGGAAACAGGACTGAAAGAGTATTTATTGCCTGAATAAGATTTAATACTTACATGAAAAATTTATTTGCTAAAGAAGCAATTCTGCTTCTTTTAATACTATTGTATAGTTTCTCAAGTATTGGCCAAAAGGCTAAAACCTATGAGCTTGATGAAATAGATATCAGCACCAGTCGTGTAAAAAGCACAATGAGCGAAACATTCAAAAGCGTGATCATTATTACAAAAAATGATATTGCTCAAATGCCTGTTCAAAATTTGGAAGATGTGTTAGAGTACTTTGCAGGAATTGACATCCGACAAAGAGGTATTTATGGAGTTCAATCAGATATTTCAATTCGTGGAGGAAGTTTTGAACAAACACTAATTCTGCTAAATGGAGTAAAAGTTAGTGATCCTCAAACGGCTCATCATAATATGAATCTACCCATTCCACTTGATCAAATTGAAAGAATTGAAATTTTAAAAGGCCCTGGAGCCCGAGTTTATGGTCAAAATGCTTTTGCAGGTGCAATCAATATAATTACAAAAACTTCTGACAGAAAAAGTATTCACATTTCGACAGCAATAGGTGAACACAAATACAACAAGGAAAGCTTATCGCTCTCTTTTCCTATAAATAAATACCATCAAAATCTGACTTATTCAACCTCTGGATCAGCAGGATATAAATTAAATACCGATTTCAGAAATCATCAATTGTTTTATCAAGCAACGCTTAATAATGTTTTTAATGTAAATATGGGTTATGTCGATAAGAGCTTCGGTGCAAATGGATTTTATACAAATTTATTTCCATGGCAATGGGAACACACTAAAACATCTTTTATAAATTTAGCTTGGAAGGGAAAGGGCAAAATTCATTTTGAACCAAAATTGTATTATCGCAACAATCAAGATGAGTTTTTATTGAAGAGAGACACTCCCTCATTTTACATGAATCAACACACAACACATATATTTGGAGCTGATTTCAATGCTGAATTTTCATCACAAATAGGGAAAACATCAGTCGGTGGTGATTCAAGATCAGAATACATTTATAGCTCCAGTCTTGGAAATCATAACAGAACTAATTTGGGATTATTTGTTGAACATAAGTTTATTTTTAAAAAACTTGTCGTTTCACCAGGTGCCTATGCTAACTGGAATTCAAGCAATGACTTTTCAATATTCCCTGGGATTGATGCAGGATATCAACTCGGTGCTTTTGCAGAAATATTTGCAAATATGGGAAAAACGTATCGCACACCTAGTTTCACTGAACTATACTATAATTCTCCAGCAAACATTGGAAATGCAGATTTGAAAGCTGAGGAAGCCACTTCCTTCGAACTTGGATACAGATACAAAAAAGAAAAATATAGTTTTTCAATAACAGGATTCAGACAGAATGCAACAAATCTTATTGATTGGGTTCGAAAAAGTGATACACTTGCCTGGAAGGTTGTGAATTTAACTAGGGTGAATACTACCGGTTTAGAAGCAGAGCTCAAATTGTTCCCTCAGAAAATTTTTAATAAAAACACCTTTTTACAAGGCGTATATATTAATTATACGTATTTGGATGCGAATCAGCTTACATCTGAATACCTTTCGAAAAATGTTTTAGATTATCTCCAACATCAGTTAATTGCTTCAGTTTTTTATCATATTACGCCTAAATTACATCAAAGTTGGAAAATCAGGTTTGAAGACAGAATTGGCTATGAAGCGCATACTTTATTTGATAGCCGAATATCCTATAATACTGAAAAAACACGCTTCTATGTAGAAGCAAGTAATTTATTTGGGATAACATATTATGAGTTTGGCGGATTAGAAATGCCTGGCAGATGGATTCGTTTGGGTGTTGATATAAAACTTAATTTGAAAATAAACAAAAAAAAATCCCAACCTTTTGAGTCGGGATAATATCTATTGATAATTATTCTCTATTCTTCGATTTTCCAGTCAGAACCACCTGGCTTGAATGAAATCAATTCAACTTCAAAAATCAATGTTGCTCCTGCCGGGATAACTTCACCAGCACCTCTTTCGCCATAAGCTAATTCTGAAGGAATATAAAATTCATATTTACTTCCTGCATTCATTAATTGTACACCTTCTGTCCAACCTGGGATCACCTGATTCAACCCAAACTCAATGGGTTCGCCTCTATCGTAGGATGCATCAAAAGTTGTCCCATCAAGTAATTTACCTCTGTAATGAACAGTAACCATATCGGTAGCACTTGGGCTAGGGCCTTCTCCTTTTCTGATGACTTTATATTGAAGTCCTGAGGGGGTAACTTTCACACCTTCTTTGCTTTTGTTAGCTTCTAAAAAAGCTGCTCCTATTTTTTTATTTTCTTCTGACATACCACTTGTTTTACCTTGTTGTTCTTCTTGTAATTTTTGCTGGAATACCATGAGTACTTCATTCTTCTGTTCTGCAGTAAAAACAGTGCTCTTTTCTTTAAAATCAAGCATAGCTTTTGCTAAAATCAATGGATTTACAGCAATTTTCTGCTTTTCAAAATTATCAGCTATATCCATTCCAATTGCATAACTAATGGAATCCTCCATGTTTTCAATTTTGACTTTCTTGAGACTTTGCGCTTGCAAACTAAAGGATAAGGCGAAAAATAAGCTTAATGCTAAAAAGATGTACTTTTTCATGTTTATTCAGTTAAAAAAAATCCCAGTATAATAACCGGGATTTCGATTCAAAAATTATTTTATTGTGCTGGAGCATCCAGTGTTTCAAATGATATTAATTCTACTTCAAAAATAAGTGTGGCTCCCGGAGGAATTACTTCACCAGCGCCTTGATCACCATAAGCTAAATCGGATGGAATATACAATTCGTATTTAGCACCTGGGCTCATTAACATAACACCTTCGGTCCATCCTGGAACAACTCTGTTTAAAGGAGTTACAAGAGGTTCGTTTCTGTTATAAGACTCATCGAAAATAGTTCCATCTAATAATTTTCCACGATAATGAATGGTAACAACATCTGTTGCCATTGGTTTGGCACCACTTCCCTCTCTAATCACTTTATACTGAAGACCTGATTGAGTTTCCATAACACCTTCTTTCTTCTTATTTTCTGCCATAAACTCGGCACCTAATTTCTTATTTGGTTCAGCATCAATCAATGCTTTTTCTTGTTGTTTTTGACTGCTTTTTAGTTGCATTTCCTGTTGCCAGGCCATTAATACAGCATCTTTTTCTTCATCTGTAAAGAAAGCATTTTCTTCAATATATTCTTTGTAACCAGCAGCCATTGCATCTGCATTGATTTCATATTCTTGTTCGATAAAATTCTTGGCAATATCCATTCCTATGGAATAGCTAATAGAATCTACATTATTTTCTGGTTCAAAATCTTTTGATCCAAATTTCAATCCATCTTTACAGCTTGTGAAAACAAACAGCACGAGGATTACAAGGCTAAGTAAGTACGTTAATTTTTTCATTATTTTTGATTATTTATTTAATTCTGAGGGCGCAAAGATATTAAAATCATCAGATTAAGACTCCTGCCTGTTTGATTTATTTTTCAGAATCAGGACTATCTTTAATGACTTTTATTAATTCAACATCAAATATTAATACTGCACCACCGGGTATTGATGTTCCTGCACCTTGATCTCCATAGCCTAATTCAGGTGAAATAAAGAACTTGTATTTTGCTCCTTCCTTCATCAATTGCAAGCCTTCGGTCCATCCTTTAATTACACCAGCAAGTGGAAAGGTGATGGGTTCGCCTCTATCATAGGAAGAATCGAATTTCGTTCCATCGATCAATGTTCCACTATAATGTACCATTACCTGATCTGCAGCAGCTGGTTTTGCTCCACTACCTTCTCGCAATACAATATATTGCAATCCAGAAGAGGTTGTTTTTACACCTGCTTTATCTTTATTTGCTTCCAAAAACAGAACACCATCTTTCTTCATACTTCCTGCTTTCTTAACGCGCAAATCAGCTACATACTCAGTCAGGATTTTATTACTTTGATCGGCATCAAACAAAGAAGCTTGTTTGTTCATCCCAATAATTATAGCATCTACTAAGAGCTGAGGATTAATTTCGATGTTTTGCTTGTAGAAGTTTTGGCCCAAATCGTGACCAATGATGTAACTAATGGAATCAACTAAGTTTGATAACTTCACTTCTTTTTCATTTTGAGCAAATGAAGTGCTATTTAATCCCACTAAAATAACTAGGGTCAGTAAAATTGAAAATGTTTTGAATCTCATAATACTCTTTTTATTAATAAATATGTAAATTGGCCTTGTTGCTTCATTATTTCAGATGTGCAAATTACAAAATATTGTAGTTGTCAAATTGACGTATATTTAATTATAAAAGTTGCACGTTTTAATATAATAAATAATCGAAACAGCTATGAAATGATCATGCCAGTAAAGCAAAACACATGAAAACATTAGTCAAAACAACTGTTGTAATTATCTTACTTTCTTTATTTTCAATTCCTGTGTTCTCACAAGGAAGTGGCTTTGGGGATCAGCAAAAAAAGTATGCCCGAGTACGACAAGCCTATAATGACAAATACGATTATATAGACAATTTACTCAAGAAAAAAGGCATCAAACAATTTCATTATGAGCTCTTTATCATGACTTATAAAGCAGAGCAGATTGTTGAAGTATGGGTTAGGCCAAAAGAGAAAAAAGAATTTATACTACTGGTTTCTTATGATATCTGTAGCCCATCGGGTGATTTAGGGCCCAAACGTAAGCAAGGAGATTTGCAAGTGCCAGAAGGTTTTTATAAAATTGATCGCTTTAATCCTGCCAGTAATTTTTATATTTCATTGGGCGTAAACTATCCCAATGCATCTGATAAAATACGAGGAAATAAAGCCACACCTGGAGGCGATATATTTATTCATGGTAATTGTGTAACAATAGGATGCATACCGCTTACTGACAATATTATTAAAGAACTTTATTTATTAGCCATTGAGGCCAAAGATAATGGACAAGATAAAATTAGGGTGTTTATGCTTCCATTTAAAATGACAGATGAAAACATGAATGAAAATAAAAACAACCCACATTATTCTTTTTGGACAGAATTGCAACCAGCTTATTCCTACTTTATGAAGAATAAGCTTCTTCCAACCATACGAATTGATGGACAAGGGAAGTATCTCATTAATCCATAAAATCTGTATCCACAATGAATACAGAAAATAACCCTACAGGCATCGAATTCACTCCTGCCCAGACTAAAGAGCCTGAAAAACAATCAAGTTATCAGCAAAATATCATCTATGCAATCTCAACATGGGTAGCAACACTCCTTATTGTAATTCCACTATTTATAATAATCTATAAATTCATTCCTTCCATCAAGTTTGTTATAGCCGACAAATATGTAATACGGCTGGATCAGGTTCTTACATTTATAGTTATTTTTTTTCTGATCCGCTTATTAGTAAAACTACTTAAAAAATTTGTAGCCGGAATTGTTATCATGATAATCGTTTATTTGACTTTTAATTTATTTCTGCACAAATACAGTTTTTCAGATATTTATAAGGATTATAAATCGTTGGTAATCTATT
It encodes:
- the rfbC gene encoding dTDP-4-dehydrorhamnose 3,5-epimerase — its product is MEIIKTEIEGLLIIKPKVFEDERGYFYESYNEQAYQENGIAMNFVQDNQSKSKRGVLRGLHFQNPPFAQGKLIRVLSGCVFDVAVDIRKDSETYGQWHSVILSEDNKLQYWIPPGFAHGFLTLENDTILSYKCTELYNKEAEGSIRWNDPDLKISWSYYDPILSDKDKDATLFKDFVSLF
- the rfbC gene encoding dTDP-4-dehydrorhamnose 3,5-epimerase, whose translation is MQLKIEQTAIEDVKIVVPEVFEDERGFFTEIYRADQFKELGLPHQFVQLNHSRSAKNVLRGIHFQWEPPMGKLMRVTFGEAFLVAVDIRKGSPTLGKWVGVTVNAKDKKQVFAPAGFARGFCVLSDFAEIQYLTTGVYNNKAESGILWNDPAIGIEWPVKEPQLSGKDEIAQTLDQWLNTSNSDYFKY
- a CDS encoding SDR family oxidoreductase, translated to MKILVAGGAGFIGSVMVPKLAERGYDVTVLDLLWFGNHLPKSINVLKKNIFDLTDKDLVGFDQVIFLAGLSNDPMAEFSPKDNFIQNASAPAYLGYIAKVAGVKRFIYAGSCSVYGYTVNELYDESSPAISNYPYGISKLQGEHSVLQMQDENFSVVAFRQGTVSGFSPRMRLDLIVNTMFKSALEKNEITVNNPSIWRPILSIKDATSAYIRAVEANYDISGVFNIASGNYTVGEVADLVKEVVEEKMDKTIHLNIKNIQDFRNYKVSFEKAMNILSYKPNHDVKSIVADLISNLDYFKDFANPNFYNINVFRSLKENQGSI
- the rfbD gene encoding dTDP-4-dehydrorhamnose reductase, with translation MKVAVIGANGQLGSDIIKEFKLAGDDVSGINHCDVEIYDIDSVNSIFKLIKPDLVVNTAAYHNVEKCEQNALRAYQVNSMGARNLAMACNDQDIYLVHISTDYVFNGNQNVPYLETDLAKPLNVYGNTKLSGEHYIESIAEKYMILRTSGLYGKSPCRAKGGLNFVQLMLKLAKERDEIRVVDDEILTPTNTAELARQIVKIKHPDVYGLAHATAECMCSWYQFAREIFEITGTKINLQVASQDEFPSKVNRPDYSVLENSLLKQYNLNVFNHWETGLKEYLLPE
- a CDS encoding TonB-dependent receptor, with the protein product MKNLFAKEAILLLLILLYSFSSIGQKAKTYELDEIDISTSRVKSTMSETFKSVIIITKNDIAQMPVQNLEDVLEYFAGIDIRQRGIYGVQSDISIRGGSFEQTLILLNGVKVSDPQTAHHNMNLPIPLDQIERIEILKGPGARVYGQNAFAGAINIITKTSDRKSIHISTAIGEHKYNKESLSLSFPINKYHQNLTYSTSGSAGYKLNTDFRNHQLFYQATLNNVFNVNMGYVDKSFGANGFYTNLFPWQWEHTKTSFINLAWKGKGKIHFEPKLYYRNNQDEFLLKRDTPSFYMNQHTTHIFGADFNAEFSSQIGKTSVGGDSRSEYIYSSSLGNHNRTNLGLFVEHKFIFKKLVVSPGAYANWNSSNDFSIFPGIDAGYQLGAFAEIFANMGKTYRTPSFTELYYNSPANIGNADLKAEEATSFELGYRYKKEKYSFSITGFRQNATNLIDWVRKSDTLAWKVVNLTRVNTTGLEAELKLFPQKIFNKNTFLQGVYINYTYLDANQLTSEYLSKNVLDYLQHQLIASVFYHITPKLHQSWKIRFEDRIGYEAHTLFDSRISYNTEKTRFYVEASNLFGITYYEFGGLEMPGRWIRLGVDIKLNLKINKKKSQPFESG
- a CDS encoding FKBP-type peptidyl-prolyl cis-trans isomerase — protein: MKKYIFLALSLFFALSFSLQAQSLKKVKIENMEDSISYAIGMDIADNFEKQKIAVNPLILAKAMLDFKEKSTVFTAEQKNEVLMVFQQKLQEEQQGKTSGMSEENKKIGAAFLEANKSKEGVKVTPSGLQYKVIRKGEGPSPSATDMVTVHYRGKLLDGTTFDASYDRGEPIEFGLNQVIPGWTEGVQLMNAGSKYEFYIPSELAYGERGAGEVIPAGATLIFEVELISFKPGGSDWKIEE
- a CDS encoding FKBP-type peptidyl-prolyl cis-trans isomerase encodes the protein MKKLTYLLSLVILVLFVFTSCKDGLKFGSKDFEPENNVDSISYSIGMDIAKNFIEQEYEINADAMAAGYKEYIEENAFFTDEEKDAVLMAWQQEMQLKSSQKQQEKALIDAEPNKKLGAEFMAENKKKEGVMETQSGLQYKVIREGSGAKPMATDVVTIHYRGKLLDGTIFDESYNRNEPLVTPLNRVVPGWTEGVMLMSPGAKYELYIPSDLAYGDQGAGEVIPPGATLIFEVELISFETLDAPAQ
- a CDS encoding FKBP-type peptidyl-prolyl cis-trans isomerase — translated: MRFKTFSILLTLVILVGLNSTSFAQNEKEVKLSNLVDSISYIIGHDLGQNFYKQNIEINPQLLVDAIIIGMNKQASLFDADQSNKILTEYVADLRVKKAGSMKKDGVLFLEANKDKAGVKTTSSGLQYIVLREGSGAKPAAADQVMVHYSGTLIDGTKFDSSYDRGEPITFPLAGVIKGWTEGLQLMKEGAKYKFFISPELGYGDQGAGTSIPGGAVLIFDVELIKVIKDSPDSEK
- a CDS encoding L,D-transpeptidase family protein, translating into MKTLVKTTVVIILLSLFSIPVFSQGSGFGDQQKKYARVRQAYNDKYDYIDNLLKKKGIKQFHYELFIMTYKAEQIVEVWVRPKEKKEFILLVSYDICSPSGDLGPKRKQGDLQVPEGFYKIDRFNPASNFYISLGVNYPNASDKIRGNKATPGGDIFIHGNCVTIGCIPLTDNIIKELYLLAIEAKDNGQDKIRVFMLPFKMTDENMNENKNNPHYSFWTELQPAYSYFMKNKLLPTIRIDGQGKYLINP